The Quercus robur chromosome 3, dhQueRobu3.1, whole genome shotgun sequence DNA segment ACTGATGAGTATTAAAGGCTGCAGATTATGTCATCTGTCCCTACCCATCATTGTCTTAACAAGATCTAGAATTCGAACGTAATGATAAAACAGTGATGAGTGCTTGCCTTCCAGTCCATTTCTACTCACTCGGTTGCTGCCAGCAAGGTTATTGCAAGGACTTCCACCAATGACAAGATCAAACCCACCGAATGAGCTGATCCACTGATCTAGCCTTTCAATGCTGACTTGTTGTACATCTGCAATCTCAATAAGTTGTCCACGCTGGTTGGTTTGCTCCCACCAACTACGAATAATATTTCTGTTGACTTCAGCAATCTCAACAGAGACCACATTTTTCAGGGGAATCCCAAGTCGATGCAAAGCAACTTCAGCACCACCAATCCCAGAGAAAAGTGAAAGGAGGTTAATTCCATTTGGAAACTGGTTCTTCAATACAGAAAGGTGGTAGGCAACTGTGTCAACCTAAAACCAATTCATTTATTTAGTTCATTCTATATGCACTAATAAGTAAACCATAGTACTCAAAAAACATGAAATCTTAGAGATTACCAACCTGAAATGAGTTTCCAAGTGCTTTATATCTATCTGTCCTACTAATCCCACCACCCCTAGTGTGGTCCCTTGGGAATCCAAGCAACATCTCAATTTCATCTGGTTCAAGGGGTGCAACTTTATTTTTTCCAACCCAAACTAAATTCCATTTTCTACATTGTTCAAGTACAAACTTCTGCACATGTGGAGGAGGTTCATCACCATACTTCATATTGTTCTCAAGTGCATTCCTTATCCTCTCAGTGAGTTTAGCAGTCCCAATTGCAGTTTGAAGGCAATTcagttttcttcttttgtccCATAAAGGCCACCACTTACTGGTTAAGGGTAAGGCTTCTTGTATGGTTCGTGGCGGTATTGGCAAAAGAGGGAATCGGTTCTGAATTGGAAGGTTATGGACATAACCTCTTTTCCTTGCAGCAGCACTGAAATGTTTAGAATCAACAAATTCTGGCTCTATGTCATACAAGAAACGTGATATTTTACTCCACACCCCCTTAGGAGTAAGAGCCACGTTTTCATAATAGAAATAAGGAGGACCAATAGCTACCTCTGGGAGCTTCCTCTCAACAATAGGCCAAGGATCATCAGGAATCCCAAATCCTATCATTGGATTAGGGAGATGCATAATGTCTCCGTCTTCATCCCAATGCTTCTTCTCACTCCCCTTGTGCCATTTTCTTCCAAATTGTTGGAATTTGTGAagcttccttttcttttctctaggTAGATAATCATTCCtaggctgtcaaaataaatcAGCATCAGCAGATACAATACTCCATACTCATTAGCTTAGGCAGGAACTAAAAAATCAAAGGTTTCAATAGCTGCTACAATTGATTTAAAAGGATTAAATAACACACCATTGTATAGGAATAAGAAGTCATGACCGAGGTGCTATCGTCCTCATCAGGTGATTCTCTAAGCTGGGCATCAAAATCCTTTACCATTTGAGCAGCACATATGTAATCTGTCAACTCTGATAGTTGTGCTTCTGAACCTGCAATGTTTAAATTAGATACTATAAGAATAAAAAGCAAATAGAAAGAAATTAGATCAGTGCTTCATTAGAGTTGAAAAAGGATTGGACAGCCATATGTACATTAGCAAGAACGATAGCCCCATGATTAATTGTTTTAAATGGGAAACAAGGTGAAACTATAAAATTCATCAACGCTGCTGAAACGCATGACAACAACAATTTGACGTTGCCAATATCATAACAGATAAGTCTCATAGATAATCTAGCAAATCCACCATGCAAACAAGTATTATAATTATAGATATATTCCGAGCACAGAGGTACCAAGACAAGTAATATCGATGACAAGTACTGGAAAACAACTACCCTAAACAGCTATCTAATGATGAAACACTTCCTATCTAATAGTTACATTCTTCCTTCTTCCCtttttaaacataaacacacCTGTTATTATAGAATTATTTAACTTACAAAATTGCGTATCATATGTTATTACAACATTGACCAACCAACTATAGTTCCGGATCAAGAAACCTGATACATAACTCTTTTGCTAAAAGTAGATTTGATATGAAATTCTATGTCATCTTCAAAGCATCTTATATTGCTATTTAGATCCctcaaaaaaaagggaaaaaccacGTAGTTGGGATCATTTAGTCACTTATCAGAAACTACTACATAAGCACTGCATTTACTTTCAAAAGCCTAAATCACTTCATGCACATAACACCATCCTATTTtgtaaaatcaaaaaaataaaagataacaattggaacaaaaatataaacaagGTATTGGTATCAAACAATTATGACAATGGTGTTGAACTACATACATACCACAATTATTCATAGCTGTCAAAGCCTCTTCAACCAAGTAACCCATATCCACTAGTGACGACAACATTGTATCCTTCTCTAAAATGTGATTTGAGTTTTcctggaggaaaaaaaatcaaatagataGCATCAATCATAAACATGCAagtcttataaaataaaatgaaatacagGCACGCAAAGCAGACAAACCAAATTATAAGGGGGTCATAACTCAAACAATGgaataataaaaacacaaaaaggaataggaaaaaattagaaattgccTCAATTCCAAGACAACTATCAATTTCAGAGAGGTTATCTGGAGATTTGCTTTTAGAGTCAAAAGTGCATGGTTTAGTAGAAAGACCTTCTTCTTGGGGAAAATTCTTGACAACCTGTAAACTCAAGGTGTTAGCAACAAAGATACATTTTCATACAGTCCAACAAATAAAGCAATGATAAGTTGTTTGATAGTCATTAGAGCttaaaaaatgcataaattatattaaacgTAGATTTGATCAGAAACCAACCTAATGCAAGCTTCTAGTTTGGTAGATATGTGCATAAGTGCTTAAGAATCCATGAAATTGTGGGAACATATCTTTTTCCACAACTGAAATAAATCCTTATTGAAATGTTGCAGTTTATCCAATATCAATAATGACTATATAGTGCCAATTTGTTCAACTTTTTGTAAAAATGCTACAACTGATACTCAAAACTCTTATACAATTATCCTGATATGGGAATCTATTATGCTAATTTAGTTTACTTGATATTGGACATCTTATGCACCTCATTTGAGcaacaacaacatcatcaaTACTCTTTGTACATGGAATAATTATGTCCAAAAATGTAACTTTGGGAAAAGGTTTGACTCAACTCGACAGAGCATTGATTCCTGGCTAATTGGCTACAAGAATGGAGGTGTCACATTAGTTAACTAGCATTTGCATTATATGcttcaattatatatttttcaaatttattcttaACTCAGCCACCATCACATGCCAGAACTTTTAAATGCAACTTTGAAGCCAATGTAAGACTATATGCCTGACCCAAGCCACGTACCAAGGTAACTCTGGATAAATAGGCTATAACAGTTATACACAATCAGTTGTTATAATCCAACTAAACAGTTAACAGTTAACCTATTTATTACTAATGAAGTTCAAGAACTAAGCAATTTGCTGACCAAGATTACTGTTGAAAACAGAACCTGAATTCATAATGCGATAGTGAAACATGTTACAACCACATCAAAAGGCAGCACATCATCGCCAGATACTTGCACATATcttcaaaaccaaaagaaaatgatgatcattataaaaaaaatcttagaaactctttaaatttcatttttgggGAGATGAAGATGAGTGAACTCTTTTGGATATTAGTCCTTTATAAAAGAATACTTAGGTCTCTATCATGGAAAGAGAACACAACTTAATAGCCGATTAGATGGGAAAAAAGCAACAAAGCAATTCACAATTGGAAAATGCCACTACATAAGcaccgaagaaaaaaaaataacttctaTTTTTTACTGAAAAGCATATGATTTTCAAATGCTCCAAAGTCATAAAGTCATGCCTTTCCGAGGAAAATCTGATTCCAGTTCTTCCTAagtttcttttcccttttctgaTATTTGAGCCCCATTGATGAGAGAAGGTAAAGAAGGAAATTCAGATGAGACTTCCTCAATCTCAAGAAACTTTAAAAGGTCAACTATTGAAAAGAATATGTAAAATTTGCATCCACTTCTACATCAAATGAAatagtaaaaacaaaagaaaactattttatatagtaaaatattGTAACTAGGGGGCACATAACTGACTTCAAAAATCGGaccaacacaaaaataaatatgcaaTAATAGAAATGAGGCATAATACTCACAGCGTATGTAAGAAGAGTTTCTAATATTTCTTCTGAATCATCTTCTCCTACCAaatatcaaacaaaaatttttagcACGGCTTACAATGTAAAATCTTAACATGATATGAAATAAGTGTGACATACCATTTTCCTCTATTGCTTTGACCACCATTGTTTTAGAAAATCCCATTCCGACAAAATCATGAATCAGCTTGGTAGAATTAGTTGGAGAACTTGCCTAAACAGAACGGATACTATAGTCAATTTTAAGGGGATACATGCATCAAATATACTTTGTAGGGGATTTGTTGCTCAAAAGAAAACAGCATGATCAACATATGTTggtatctaaaaataaaaaaatagtataactGAACAATTTGAAAAGGATTGAGCATTTTTGTTCTCTAGAACGAAGAAAGAGTAATCATATCAATTCAGAAAAAGGCCTTCATGATGAAGTATACAATTATCAAGATATCTTAAACCAGGCATATAGAagacaagaaaatgattacctCCTGTCATTGAGCAATATATCAGGTTGTTTACagttactactaattaacatatTACAGCAGATTGAGTACAATTTTACCTCTCCAAAGCCCCCATTAGCTTCTTGACCAGAACTCGTTGAACCCCAATGAGAAAAGGATTCATTACAGACCTCAAGCTCATCATCGGTGTTCCAGTCAGCGTCGTGATTCCCATTACTAGCACTATTAGCATCCTACACATAATACAAGCAGACACCATAGAAATATCAATCATTACTACAGTCAGTAGATATCTTCATACACATAGCAAGTAATTTAACAAGTAGTCCAAACAAGCCAACAATAAGttaatagagaagaaaagtaaACTAGATTGACGTCTAGAATGAGGCTAATGCAGTGGGTTTTACTGGGATTTGTGTATGTTCTTTCTGCAGAAACTGTATGGAAAGTAGGGAACATCTGTTTTTTGAATGTCCCTTTACCAAAATAATTTGGGGGCATGTGATAGGGTTATGTTTAGTAGCTGATAT contains these protein-coding regions:
- the LOC126718475 gene encoding DNA (cytosine-5)-methyltransferase DRM2-like isoform X1; translation: MDANSASNGNHDADWNTDDELEVCNESFSHWGSTSSGQEANGGFGEASSPTNSTKLIHDFVGMGFSKTMVVKAIEENGEDDSEEILETLLTYAVVKNFPQEEGLSTKPCTFDSKSKSPDNLSEIDSCLGIEENSNHILEKDTMLSSLVDMGYLVEEALTAMNNCGSEAQLSELTDYICAAQMVKDFDAQLRESPDEDDSTSVMTSYSYTMPRNDYLPREKKRKLHKFQQFGRKWHKGSEKKHWDEDGDIMHLPNPMIGFGIPDDPWPIVERKLPEVAIGPPYFYYENVALTPKGVWSKISRFLYDIEPEFVDSKHFSAAARKRGYVHNLPIQNRFPLLPIPPRTIQEALPLTSKWWPLWDKRRKLNCLQTAIGTAKLTERIRNALENNMKYGDEPPPHVQKFVLEQCRKWNLVWVGKNKVAPLEPDEIEMLLGFPRDHTRGGGISRTDRYKALGNSFQVDTVAYHLSVLKNQFPNGINLLSLFSGIGGAEVALHRLGIPLKNVVSVEIAEVNRNIIRSWWEQTNQRGQLIEIADVQQVSIERLDQWISSFGGFDLVIGGSPCNNLAGSNRVSRNGLEGKHSSLFYHYVRILDLVKTMMGRDR
- the LOC126718475 gene encoding DNA (cytosine-5)-methyltransferase DRM2-like isoform X2, translated to MDANSASNGNHDADWNTDDELEVCNESFSHWGSTSSGQEANGGFGEASSPTNSTKLIHDFVGMGFSKTMVVKAIEENGEDDSEEILETLLTYAENSNHILEKDTMLSSLVDMGYLVEEALTAMNNCGSEAQLSELTDYICAAQMVKDFDAQLRESPDEDDSTSVMTSYSYTMPRNDYLPREKKRKLHKFQQFGRKWHKGSEKKHWDEDGDIMHLPNPMIGFGIPDDPWPIVERKLPEVAIGPPYFYYENVALTPKGVWSKISRFLYDIEPEFVDSKHFSAAARKRGYVHNLPIQNRFPLLPIPPRTIQEALPLTSKWWPLWDKRRKLNCLQTAIGTAKLTERIRNALENNMKYGDEPPPHVQKFVLEQCRKWNLVWVGKNKVAPLEPDEIEMLLGFPRDHTRGGGISRTDRYKALGNSFQVDTVAYHLSVLKNQFPNGINLLSLFSGIGGAEVALHRLGIPLKNVVSVEIAEVNRNIIRSWWEQTNQRGQLIEIADVQQVSIERLDQWISSFGGFDLVIGGSPCNNLAGSNRVSRNGLEGKHSSLFYHYVRILDLVKTMMGRDR